The Magnolia sinica isolate HGM2019 chromosome 3, MsV1, whole genome shotgun sequence genome includes the window CCAAAGTAGAaatgagtgagtgagagagaccTACGTAGGAGGGGAGGGACGTCTCCTTGCAGGAGATGTCACCTACGGCCATAACACGCTCCAAGTCACTCGTTTAGCCACTTGTTTTGCAAATATGATCATAGCTCTTAGGAGTGGTTAAGGGTTTATTTGGACATGGGATCCTCCATAATTAGGATTAAGTCTAATACCAAATTTAGCAAACCCCCTGCCCTCAACTCTGGACCCTCCCGAAAGCTATGTAATTTTTAATTTTGAGCAATGAAAATCGAGTGGCATGTGTCCactttcttcaaaaaaaaaaaaagaaacaaaaaaaaaatttggatttTTCCTACAACTTttgtaactatatatatatatatatatatatatatatatatatatatatatatatatatatatatatatatatatatatatatgcggagGAAAGCACTGTTTTAGTGCATTGATATCCAACATGGAGAATGTGGTTCTTAGGATATTTAAGATTAGGTTTAATTCTGATTTCGCAAAATACCCTATCAGAAAGAGCCCTAAAAatcgaaattttgaaatttccactGTTAGCAAATTTCCAAAActtatccaaaaaataataagTGGATCACAATTTATGTTGAATACGGTGAACCTCTTTCTTAAACACATTCTCTTTGCAtgattttttagaaattcaactaataataaaaatttcaaaaatgatGAATTATAATTTGCAAGTAACAGTAAGTGCAAAGATGGGATGGTAACTTACCTTTGCAAGTGGTTTCACACTTGCTGCAGTCAATGAAGCAGCCCTTACTCTTCTCTGCGTACTTGGGCTTTCTCTGTGTGCATTGGGTGGGGCACTGGAGTGTCACAAGATGACAACGCCCTGTCCCCTGGCACACTGCTTGCTCTTGCCCTGTCTTTGATACTGGTGAAATCATTAGGTAGTTTGTTGTTGAGTTGTCAGCATAGCCATTCCCATTACCCTTCCCATTTCCATTCCCATTACCTTTCCCATTTCCATTACCATTTTCAGTCCCTTTCCCATTACCTTTCTCATTTCCATTCCCATTACCATCTCCGTTCCCATTCCCGTTCCCATCTCCATTCCCCTTCCCATGACCTACACCATTATCACCGCCTTTCCCATTCCCATTATTACCCCCATCTCCATTCCCCTTACCTTCTCCACCATTTCCATTCCCGTTCCCATTTCCATTACCATCTCCATTTCCCCCATGACCTACACCATTATCACCCCCTTTACCATTCCCATTCCCCTTACCTTCTCCAC containing:
- the LOC131238982 gene encoding uncharacterized protein LOC131238982 — protein: MGRVVYVLLAVALLVFVMSMDATFADGGGNGGGNGNGNGNGNGDNGGEGKGNGNGKGGDNGVGHGGNGDGNGNGNGNGNGGEGKGNGDGGNNGNGKGGDNGVGHGKGNGDGNGNGNGDGNGNGNEKGNGKGTENG